The sequence AacttgaggttggaaaagatcttggAGATCATCTCCTAGAGAacttgaggttggaaaagatcttggAGATCATCTCCTCGAAAtcttaaggttggaaaagatccatctCCCAGACCCCTCAAGGCGGCAGGAGATCTGGGAGACGCTCAAATCCAACGCGAAGGGGAGGAGGCGACCCCGGAAGGACTCACAGCGATCCGGAGGGGTGATGGTGATGGACTGAGCCGTGAACTCCTCATCGAAATAGCGGGTGTCGATCTCGGACGTCACTTGGGGCTTGAAGGGCGGCACGAGCTGATGGGAACGAGCGGGATGGAGCTCGCCGGAGGtccagctgctccttctcctccctccgaGCCTCCCGCTCCCCTTCCCACCTTCTTCTGGAGGACGTCCTGCCAGCGGATGGGCGCGAAGAAGCGATGCTCCATCACCTCCTGGGCGTCGCTGGGGCCTCCTCCGAGCCTGAGGGGACGGAAAACGGCGTCTGGATCCCCCCCCGAAATCCTTCTGGAGCCACCGGTGGGGGCGGTGGAAGCATCTCACCTCTGCTTGGGGTCCTTCCGGAGGAGCCCGGCCAGGAGGGACTTGGCCTCGGGGCTGAGGGTGCGAGGGAAGCGGATCTCCTCCATCAGGATGAGCTCGAAGAGGCGCTCGTGGTCCTGGTTGTAGAAGGGGAGGCGGCCGCACAACATCTCGTACATGACGACCCCCAGGCCCCACCAGTCCACGGCGCGGCCGTAGTCGTTGTCCTCCAAGACCTAGAGGACCAATCGGAGAAGgcccaggttggaaaggacccaccgggtcatcgagtccaactgtcccCATCGAccactgacccgtgtccctcagcacctcgtccacccgccccttaaaccctccagggttggggactcaaccccctccctgttccagggcccgatgaccctttccatgaagaatctTCTCTTGATGTCCCATCTGAGGCTCCCcgggtggagctggaggccgttccccctcgtcctgtcccctcgggagaagagcccagctccctcctctccacaacctcctcgcagggagttggagagagcaacgagctctcccctcggcctcctcttctccagctccctcagccgctcctcttcttctccagccccttccccagctccgggcTCTTCTCCGGAGGCTCCAGGCCCTCCAGGTTCTCCTCggggcccagagctgcccccaggattcgaggtcgggtctccccagaggccgagggagaagaacctccctgggggctgctccaagccaagatgcccttggcctccttggccccctgggcccctgctggctcgtgtCCCACCgaccccccaggtccttctcctccagggccCTTTCCAGCCGCTCTCCTCCTCGCCGGGAGCTGCCCggggctgttgtgccccaagttcctGGTTGACCCTCATCCCGTTgctctcagcccatggatccaagctgctcagatccctctggagaccctcaaccccctccagcagctccagcttccaacccagctcagtgtcaccttCAAGCTCACTCAGGGTGCATCGacaccttcatccaggtcatggaTAAAGACcttgagcagggctggagccaccaCCGAGCCCTGGGGCTCCAcgtgtccctggcctccagctggagttaactccatctcccaccactctctgggccctccatccaaccacttttccacccaggagctcGTTTCCCTCTCCCGGCCCCAGGGTggcagtttcccaagcagaaaaGTCTTTTTGATGAGTCTGGAGCCACTAGAGGCTTCCACTTCTTCTCCACCTGCTCCTGCAGGCGAAGACGTTGATAAATCCCTGCGAGTATTAACCTGAGCAACGTTCTTGGAGGCAAAACGAGTTTCAAGAAGAGATTTGATTCTCTTCAAGACATCGAAGACGCCTCTTGTCTTCGAAGCTGATGCTAAAACTCCGAAATTACAAGCGAGAGGAGGAAAATTTCCAAGCGAAGGGAGCAAAACTGATTAAAAAGGGCAGGAAAGCGAGAGAACGACGATGAGAACCAGGCAGGAACGCGAGGAGAAGGGGAACCCAGCCTGGAGACAACCCCAACGGCTCCGCCAGGAGCTTCCTGGCTCCGGAAACGCTTTAATTACCTCCGGAGCGAGATATTCGGGCGTCCCGCAGAAGGTCTTCATGGTGGCTCCGTCCGTGATGCCCTCCTTGCAGAGACCAAAGTCGGTGATTTTGATGTGTCCGTCTTTGTCCAGCATGAGGTTCTCCAGCTGGGAAAACGCAGAGATGGGAGATGACCTCGATTTCTACCACTCCATCCCCGCTTCTACGGCTCCGTCTCCCCCTCTACGGCTCCGTCTCCCCGTCTACGGCTCCGTCTCCCCCTTCTACGGCTCCGTCTCCCCCTCCACGACTCCGTCTCCCCCTCTACGGCTCCGTCTCCCTTTCTACGACTCCGTCTCCCCCTCCACGACTCCGTCTCCCCCTCCACGGCTCCGTCTCCCCCTCCACGACTCCGTCTCCCTTTCTACGACTCCGTCTCCCCCTCTACGGCTCCGTCTCCCCCTCCACGACTCCGTCTCCCCCTCTACGGCTCCGTCTCCCCCTCTACGGCTCCGTCTCCCCCTCCACGGCTCCGTCTCCCCCTCCACGGCTCCGTCTCCCCCTCTACGACTCCGTCTCCCCCTTCTACGACTCCGTCTCCCCCTCCACGACTCCGTCTCCCTTTCTACGACTCCGTCTCCCCCTCTACGGCTCCGTCTCCCCCTCTACGGCTCCGTCTCCCTTTCTACGACTCCGTCTCCCCCTCCACGACTCCGTCTCCCTTTCTACGGCTCCGTCTCCCCCTCTACGACTCCGTCTCCCTTTCTACGACTCCGTCTCCCCCTCCACGACTCCGTCTCCCCCTCTACGGCTCCGTCTCCCCCTCTACGGCTCCGTCTCCCCCTCCACGACTCCGTCTCCCCCTCCACGGCTCCGTCTCCCCCTCCACGGCTCCGTCTCCCCCTCCACGGCTCCGTCTCCCCCTCCACGACTCCGTCTCCCCCTTCTACGACTCCGTCTCCCCCTCCACGGCTCCGTCTCCCCCTCTACGGCTCCGTCTCCCCCTCCACGGCTCCGTCTCCCCCTTCTACGACTCCGTCTCCCCCTCCACGGCTCCGTCTCCCCCTCCACGGCTCCGTCTCCCCCTCTACGGCTCCGTCTCCCCCTTCTACGACTCCGTCTCCCCCTCCACAACTCCGTCTCCCCCTCCACGACTCCGTCTCCCCCTCTACGACTCCGTCTCCCCCTCTACGGCTCCGTCTCCCCCTCCACGACTCCGTCTCCCCCTCCACGACTCCGTCTCCCTTTCTACGACTCCGTCTCCCCCTCTACGGCTCCGTCTCCCCCTCCACGGCTCCGTCTCCCCCTCCACGGCTCCGTCTCCCCCTCTACGGCTCCGTCTCCCCCTCCACGGCTCCGTCTCCCCCTCCACGGCTCCGTCTCCCCCTCTACGACTCCGTCTCCCCCTTCTACGACTCCGTCTCCCCCTCCACGACTCCGTCTCCCTTTCTACGACTCCGTCTCCCTTTCTACGGCTCCGTCTCCCCCTCTACGGCTCCGTCTCCCTTTCTACGACTCCGTCTCCCCCTCCACGACTCCGTCTCCCCCTCTACGGCTCCGTCTCCCCCTCCACGACTCCGTCTCCCCCTCTACGGCTCCGTCTCCCCCTCTACGGCTCCGTCTCCCCCTCTACGACTCCGTCTCCCCTTCCAGAGGgaccagtgggtcctttccaacctggtcattccaTAAATTCCACGACTCTAGGACTTCGACGACTCTACAAGAAGTTCCACGACTCTACAACAACTTCCCCAATCCCACAATTTCCACCATTCCTGCAATCTTACAATTCCTGCGATCCTGTAATTTCTACAATTCTAGGATTCCCACAATTCTAGGACTTCCATGATTCatttccatgattctctgatttctaCAATTCTCTAATTTCTctagtgctgagggacacggctCAGTGATCGATGGGGacggttggacccgatgatcccgtgggtctcttccaacctggggattctcCGATTTTATGACTCCGAGGGGAGCTGGGAGCGATTCCGCATCTTGAGAAGGAGCCGGTACCTTGATGTCCCTGTAGACGACGTCGCGGGAGTGGAGATACTCGAGCGCCGAGACGATTTCCGCCCCGTAGAAACGGGCTCGGTCCTCGGTGAAGACGCGTTCCCTCGACAGGTGGAAGAagagctggagggaagggagaaaaacacgaaataaaagggagaaggggaacaaaCGGTGCTGGAAACAAGGATCCCGAGCTCCTCGTGGTGGTTCCAGCgagcagagagctggaaaagctggagaggagcgTGTTCTACCCCCCAAACCACACGCGGAGAGGAGATTGTGGAGGAAATtgtgggatgaggagctgaaaagaaggaccctgagctggaaacaaggatcccgagctggaaacgaggaccctgagctggaaacgaggaccctgagctggaaacgaggaccctgagctggaaacgaggaccctgagctggaaacaaggatcccgagctggaaacaaggatcccgagctggaaacaaggatcctgagctgcaaacaaggatcctgagctggaaacaaggatcctgagctggaaacaaggatcctgagctgcaaacaaggatcctgagctggaaacaaggatcccgagctggaaacaaggaccctgagctggaaacaaggatccCGAGCTCGAaacaaggaccctgagctggaaacgaggaTCCTGAGCTGAAAAcaaggatcctgagctggaaacgaggaCCCTGAGCTGAAAAGaaggatcctgagctggaaacaaggaccctgagctggaaacgaggaCCCTGAGCTGAAAAGaaggatcctgagctggaaacaaggaccctgagctggaaacgaggaCCCTGAGCTGAAAAGaaggatcctgagctggaaacaaggaccctgagctggaaacaaggatcccgagctggaaacaaggaccctgagctggaaacgaggaCCCTGAGCTGAAAAGaaggatcctgagctggaaacaaggaccctgagctggaaacaaggatccCGAGCTCGAaacaaggaccctgagctggaaacaaggaccctgagctggaaacaaggaccctgagctgaaaacaaggatcctgagctggaaacaaggaccctgagctgAAAACAAGGACCCTGAGCTCCTCGTGGTGGTTCCAGCgagcagagagctggaaaagctggagaggagcgTGTTCTACCCCCCAAACCACACGTGGAGAGGAGATTGCGGAGGAGATTGTgggatgaggagctggaaacaaggatcctgagctggaaacaaggaccctgagctggaaacaaggatcccgagctggaaacaaggaccctgagctggaaacaaggaccctgagctggaaacaaggaccctgagctggaaacaaggatcctgagctggaaacgaggatcctgagctggaaacgaggaCCCTGAGCTGCAAAcaaggatcctgagctggaaacaaggacccTGAGCTCCTCGTGGCGATTCCAGCgagcagagagctggaaaagctggagaggagcgTGTTCTACCCCCCAAACCACACGCGGAGAGGAGATCGTGGAGGAAATTGTgggatgaggagctggaaacaaggatcctgagctggaaacaaggatcctgagctggaaacgaggatcctgagctggaaacgaggaccctgagctggaaacgaggaccctgagctggaaacgaggatcctgagctggaaacgaggatcctgagctggaaacaaggaccctgagctggaaacaaggatcctgagctggaaacaaggatcctgagctgcaaacaaggaccctgagctggaaacaaggatcctgagctggaaacgaggaccctgagctggaaacgaggaccctgagctggaaacgaggaccctgagctggaaacgaggaccctgagctggaaacaaggatcctgagctggaaacaaggaccctgagctgCAAACAAGGATCccgagctggaaacaaggatcctgagctggaaacaaggatcctgagctgaaaacaaggaccctgagctgAAAACAAGGACCCTGAGCTCCTCGTGGTGGTTCCAGCgagcagagagctggaaaagctggagaggagcgTGTTCTACCCCCCAAACCACACGTGGAGAGGAGATTGCGGAGGAGATTGTgggatgaggagctggaaacaaggatcctgagctggaaacaaggatcctgagctggaaacaaggatcctgagctggaaacaaggatcctgagctgcaaacaaggaccctgagctggaaacaaggatcctgagctggaaacgaggaccctgagctggaaacgaggaccctgagctggaaacgaggaccctgagctggaaacgaggaccctgagctggaaacgaggatcctgagctggaaacgaggatcctgagctggaaacaaggaccctgagctggaaacaaggatcctgagctggaaacaaggatcctgagctgcaaacaaggaccctgagctggaaacaaggatcctgagctggaaacgaggaccctgagctggaaacgaggaccctgagctggaaacgaggatcctgagctggaaacaaggaccctgagctggaaacgaggatcctgagctggaaacgaggatcctgagctggaaacgaggatcctgagctggaaacaaggaccctgagctggaaacgaggatcctgagctggaaacgaggatcctgagctggaaacaaggaccctgagctggaaacaaggaccctgagctggaaacaaggatcctgagctggaaacaaggatcctgagctgcaaacaaggaccctgagctggaaacaaggatcctgagctggaaacgaggaccctgagctggaaacgaggaccctgagctggaaacgaggaccctgagctggaaacgaggaccctgagctggaaacgaggatcctgagctggaaacaaggaccctgagctggaaacgaggatcctgagctggaaacgaggatcctgagctggaaacgaggatcctgagctggaaacaaggaccctgagctggaaacgaggatcctgagctggaaacgaggatcctgagctggaaacaaggaccctgagctggaaacaaggaccctgagctggaaacaaggaccctgagctggaaacaaggaccctgagctggaaacgaggatcctgagctggaaacgaggatcctgagctggaaacaaggaccctgagctggaaacaaggatcctgagctgcaaacaaggaccctgagctggaaacaaggatcctgagctggaaacgaggaccctgagctggaaacgaggaccctgagctggaaacgaggaccctgagctggaaacgaggaccctgagctggaaacgaggatcctgagctggaaacaaggaccctgagctggaaacgaggatcctgagctggaaacgaggatcctgagctggaaacgaggatcctgagctggaaacaaggaccctgagctggaaacgaggatcctgagctggaaacgaggatcctgagctggaaacaaggaccctgagctggaaacaaggaccctgagctggaaacaaggaccctgagctggaaacgaggaccctgagctggaaacaaggatcctgagctggaaacaaggaccctgagctgCAAACAAGGATCccgagctggaaacaaggatcctgagctggaaacaaggatcctgagctgaaaacaaggaccctgagctgAAAACAAGGACCCTGAGCTCCTCGTGGTGGTTCCAGCgagcagagagctggaaaagctggagaggagcgTGTTCTACCCCCCAAACCACACGTGGAGAGGAGATTGCGGAGGAGATTGTgggatgaggagctggaaacaaggatcctgagctggaaacaaggatcctgagctgcaaacaaggatcctgagctgcaaacaaggaccctgagctggaaacaaggatcctgagctggaaactaggatcctgagctggaaacgaggaccctgagctggaaacgaggaccctgagctggaaacgaggaccctgagctggaaacgaggaccctgagctggaaacgaggaccctgagctggaaacgaggaccctgagctggaaacgaggaccctgagctggaaacgaggatcctgagctggaaacaaggaccctgagctggaaacgaggatcctgagctggaaacaaggaccctgagctggaaacgaggatcctgagctggaaacgaggatcctgagctggaaacaaggaccctgagctggaaacgaggatcctgagctggaaacaaggatcctgagctggaaacaaggaccctgagctggaaacaaggaccctgagctggaaacgaggaccctgagctggaaacaaggatcctgagctggaaacaaggaccctgagctgCAAACAAGGATCccgagctggaaacaaggatcctgagctggaaacaaggatcctgagctgaaaacaaggaccctgagctgAAAACAAGGACCCTGAGCTCCTCGTGGTGGTTCCAGCgagcagagagctggaaaagctggagaggagcgTGTTCTACCCCCCAAACCACACGTGGAGAGGAGATTGCGGAGGAGATTGTgggatgaggagctggaaacaaggatcctgagctggaaacaaggatcctgagctggaaacaaggatcctgagctggaaacaaggatcctgagctggaaacgaggaccctgagctggaaacgaggaccctgagctggaaacgaggatcctgagctggaaacgaggatcctgagctggaaacaaggaccctgagctggaaacaaggatcctgagctggaaacaaggatcctgagctggaaacaaggaccctgagctggaaacgaggaccctgagctggaaacaaggatcctgagctggaaacaaggaccctgagctggaaacgaggaccctgagctggaaacgaggaccctgagctggaaacaaggaccctgagctggaaacgaggaccctgagctggaaacgaggatcctgagctggaaacaaggaccctgagctggaaacgaggatcctgagctggaaacaaggaccctgagctggaaacaaggacccTGAGCTCCTCGTGGTGGTTCCAGCgagcagagagctggaaaagctggagaggagcgTGTTCTACCCCCCAAACCACACGTGGAGAGGAGATTGCGGAGGAGATTGTgggatgaggagctggaaacaaggatcctgagctggaaacaaggatcctgagctggaaacaaggatcctgagctggaaacaaggatcctgagctggaaacgaggaccctgagctggaaacgaggaccctgagctggaaacaaggatcccgagctggaaacgaggatcctgagctggaaacaaggaccctgagctggaaacaaggaccctgagctggaaacaaggaccctgagctggaaacgaggaccctgagctggaaacgaggaccctgagctggaaacgaggaccctgagctggaaacgaggaTCCCGAGCTCCTCGTGGTGGTTCCAGCgagcagagagctggaaaagctggagaggagcgTGTTCTACCCCCCAAACCACACGTGGAGAGGAGATTGCGGAGGAGATTGTgggatgaggagctggaaacaaggatcctgagctggaaacaaggatcctgagctggaaacaaggatcctgagctggaaacaaggatcctgagctggaaacgaggaccctgagctggaaacgaggaccctgagctggaaacgaggaccctgagctggaaacaacgatcctgagctggaaacgaggatcctgagctggaaacaaggaccctgagctggaaacaaggatcctgagctggaaacaaggaccctgagctggaaacaaggaccctgagctggaaacaaggatcctgagctggaaacaaggaccctgagctggaaacaaggaccctgagctggaaacgaggaccctgagctggaaacaaggaccctgagctggaaacgaggaccctgagctggaaacgaggaccctgagctggaaacgaggatcctgagctggaaacaaggaccctgagctggaaacgaggatcctgagctggaaacaaggaccctgagctggaaacaaggacccTGAGCTCCTCGTGGTGGTTCCAGCgagcagagagctggaaaagctggagaggagcgTGTTCTACCCCCCAAACCACACGTGGAGAGGAGATTGCGGAGGAGATTGTgggatgaggagctggaaacaaggatcctgagctggaaacaaggatcctgagctggaaacaaggatcctgagctggaaacaaggatcctgagctggaaacgaggaccctgagctggaaacgaggaccctgagctggaaacaaggatcctgagctggaaacgaggatcctgagctggaaacgaggaccctgagctggaaacgaggatcctgagctggaaacaaggaccctgagctggaaacgaggaccctgagctggaaacgaggaccctgagctggaaacgaggaccctgagctggaaacgaggaccctgagctggaaacgaggaTCCCGAGCTCCTCGTGGTGGTTCCAGCgagcagagagctggaaaagctggagaggagcgTGTTCTACCCCCCAAACCACACGCGGAGAGGAGATCGTGGAGGAAATTGTGGGCTGAGGAGCTGCAAACAAGGATTTAACGCGCGGAAAGGAGTTTTCCAGGCCCTGGGAAGGCCCCAGCTCCTACCTCGCCGCCGTTGGCGTATTCCATGACGAAACAGAGGCGGTCGTTGGTCTGAAAGGCGTATTTTAGGGcctggaaaaaagggaaaaacgGGGTTTTTGGAGACGTTGTGGTTGCGGAGGAGgcgaggagggaagggaaaggtggTTGTGGAGCAGAACTCACGGTGAGGAAGGGGTGTCGGGTGTTCTGCAGCACGCGGCTCTCCGTGACCGTGTGCGCCACCTCGTCCTGGAGAGCGAGAGGGGAACGGAAACACCCGTTAGCCTCAAAGCTGAGGTTTAGCAACGCTCCTCGTCATTCCCAGGGGA comes from Phaenicophaeus curvirostris isolate KB17595 unplaced genomic scaffold, BPBGC_Pcur_1.0 scaffold_175, whole genome shotgun sequence and encodes:
- the LOC138734724 gene encoding RAC-beta serine/threonine-protein kinase; the encoded protein is MNEVVVVKEGWLHKRGEYIKTWRPRYFLLKSDGSFIGYKERPESSDHNLPPLNNFSVAECQLMKTERPRPNTFVIRCLQWTTVIERTFHVDSPEEREEWIRAIQTVANSLKNRESQEDVTDFKCGSPGTEEMDVAVGKTRSKATMNDFDYLKLLGKGTFGKVILVREKATGCYYAMKILRKEVIIAKDEVAHTVTESRVLQNTRHPFLTALKYAFQTNDRLCFVMEYANGGELFFHLSRERVFTEDRARFYGAEIVSALEYLHSRDVVYRDIKLENLMLDKDGHIKITDFGLCKEGITDGATMKTFCGTPEYLAPEVLEDNDYGRAVDWWGLGVVMYEMLCGRLPFYNQDHERLFELILMEEIRFPRTLSPEAKSLLAGLLRKDPKQRLGGGPSDAQEVMEHRFFAPIRWQDVLQKKLVPPFKPQVTSEIDTRYFDEEFTAQSITITPPDRYDTVSSLDNDQRTHFPQFSYSASICE